One window of the Candidatus Cloacimonadota bacterium genome contains the following:
- a CDS encoding TonB-dependent receptor, whose protein sequence is EVDYAFVNPRFGINHLIDENLNLYANVSYSHREPADDELYDTWDGPDDLGVAPLFAVSDTVFASDGSIERIKWSNPYIKPEKLTDYEFGIGYRTGSLNIKANLFQMNFKDEIIAYGGVDDDGNPIRGNADETVHRGIELSLKSKLPANLFLSGSFSYNDNYFQKFKMYDWDENWNVIEIDYTGNKIAGFPDILGNAKLSYKYDPFTITTQIQHIGKQYLDNTENEERIVDPYTIANAYAILKLNKFGNLEISFRVNNIFNKKYETAGYHDPWGSVYGPAGNYYFPGAERNFMIGVRMGI, encoded by the coding sequence GAAGTCGATTATGCTTTTGTTAATCCCAGATTTGGTATAAATCACCTTATTGATGAAAATCTGAATCTCTATGCAAATGTCTCTTATTCACATCGGGAACCTGCTGATGATGAACTTTATGATACCTGGGACGGACCTGACGATCTGGGAGTTGCTCCGCTTTTTGCAGTATCCGATACGGTTTTCGCATCTGATGGAAGTATTGAGAGAATAAAATGGAGCAATCCATATATCAAACCGGAAAAACTGACTGATTATGAGTTCGGGATCGGATATCGAACCGGTTCGCTGAATATCAAGGCAAACCTGTTCCAGATGAATTTTAAAGATGAAATTATTGCTTACGGCGGTGTCGACGACGACGGCAATCCAATTCGTGGAAATGCGGATGAAACAGTGCATCGCGGGATCGAGTTATCTTTGAAATCAAAATTGCCGGCAAATCTTTTTCTATCAGGCTCTTTTTCCTATAATGACAATTATTTCCAGAAATTCAAGATGTACGATTGGGATGAGAATTGGAATGTGATCGAGATTGATTATACAGGTAACAAAATTGCAGGATTTCCGGATATTCTGGGTAACGCTAAATTGAGTTACAAATATGATCCGTTTACGATCACAACCCAAATCCAGCATATAGGAAAACAGTATCTTGATAATACGGAAAATGAAGAAAGAATCGTTGATCCTTACACGATTGCCAATGCTTATGCAATTCTGAAATTGAATAAATTCGGGAATCTTGAAATTAGTTTTCGAGTCAATAATATCTTTAATAAAAAGTATGAAACTGCCGGTTATCATGATCCCTGGGGAAGTGTTTATGGACCTGCTGGAAATTATTATTTTCCCGGAGCAGAGAGGAATTTTATGATTGGTGTGAGGATGGGGATTTAA
- a CDS encoding XRE family transcriptional regulator translates to MRTFKNHLEKKIKDKEFQTLFKEEKILLEISLKITDARKHSGLSQQALAKKAHITQQQLSKIESGLNCNMKTFLKVCYALGMKIDIDFHSYQFAN, encoded by the coding sequence ATGAGAACTTTTAAAAACCATCTTGAAAAAAAAATAAAAGATAAAGAATTCCAAACATTATTCAAGGAAGAAAAAATACTGCTTGAAATATCTCTCAAAATAACAGATGCAAGAAAACATTCAGGACTCTCACAACAAGCACTTGCCAAAAAAGCACACATAACCCAGCAGCAACTTTCCAAAATTGAATCCGGATTAAACTGTAATATGAAAACTTTTCTAAAAGTCTGTTATGCTTTAGGAATGAAAATAGATATCGATTTCCATAGCTATCAATTTGCTAATTAG
- a CDS encoding type II toxin-antitoxin system RelE/ParE family toxin, translating to MKREWKIIYYESSENKCPIMEFIDSRSKRNQAKILGLISLLQEYGPNLPRPYADLLYDGIHELRIKLSGEDTRILYFFCYRDFIVLTHSFIKTTGKIPKSEIKKAKKYRDDFLQRFNREILNENF from the coding sequence ATGAAAAGAGAATGGAAAATAATTTATTATGAAAGTTCTGAAAATAAATGTCCAATTATGGAATTTATTGATTCTCGCAGTAAACGAAATCAAGCAAAAATACTCGGTCTGATTTCTTTATTACAGGAATATGGTCCAAATTTACCAAGACCTTATGCCGATTTACTTTATGATGGAATTCACGAACTTCGGATTAAGTTATCTGGAGAAGATACAAGAATTTTATATTTTTTCTGTTATCGGGATTTTATTGTTCTAACTCATTCTTTTATCAAAACTACCGGAAAAATTCCAAAATCGGAAATCAAAAAAGCAAAAAAGTATCGTGATGATTTCCTACAAAGATTTAACAGGGAGATTCTAAATGAGAACTTTTAA